Proteins encoded in a region of the Montipora foliosa isolate CH-2021 unplaced genomic scaffold, ASM3666993v2 scaffold_409, whole genome shotgun sequence genome:
- the LOC137988150 gene encoding uncharacterized protein has protein sequence MFHEVYFSEEDRDSVRFSWRDLDETKKPDEYRITVHVLGSVDSPCCASDALQRTDLDQRGKFSEDVTYAVKRNFYVDDLLAWKPNSDEAMVLARELIKILATGGFRLTKWMSNSRKVLSAILTSEVACDTVNLYRNELPQERTHKVACRTGLVESEASEE, from the coding sequence ATGTTCCATGAAGTTTACTTTTCTGAAGAAGATAGAGACTCAGTACGCTTCTCGTGGAGAGACTTAGATGAAACAAAGAAGCCGGACGAATATCGTATCACAGTTCACGTGCTTGGTTCCGTCGACTCGCCATGTTGTGCAAGCGATGCGTTACAGAGAACCGATCTTGACCAGCGAGGAAAATTCAGTGAAGATGTGACTTATGCGGTAAAGAGAAATTTCTACGTTGATGACCTGTTGGCATGGAAGCCGAACTCGGATGAAGCCATGGTACTAGCCAGGGAGCTGATAAAAATCCTAGCAACCGGGGGATTTCGACTCACAAAGTGGATGTCAAACAGTCGGAAAGTTTTATCAGCAATCCTTACGTCTGAAGTAGCTTGTGACACTGTCAATCTTTATCGCAACGAGTTACCCCAGGAAAGAACCCATAAAGTGGCATGCAGAACAGGACTTGTTGAGTCTGAAGCCAGTGAAGAGTAA
- the LOC137988149 gene encoding uncharacterized protein: MIVHASFISDNGPQFVAAEFQKLTKDWDIEHMVTSPYNGNGNGQVEVAVKSAPHLGVLAIRNTPSQGIGSSPAQRLMNIRTRTLLPTTSTLLEPRSLSTNQEKEKLKDVQKKKARCYNAHAKGLPPLHEGDTVRTISTRTKGMEEDCRC; this comes from the coding sequence ATGATAGTCCATGCCAGCTTTATCAGTGATAATGGCCCTCAGTTTGTTGCTGCTGAATTTCAAAAGCTAACTAAGGATTGGGACATTGAACATATGGTAACGTCTCCTTACAACGGCAACGGAAACGGACAGGTTGAGGTAGCAGTCAAATCTGCTCCGCACTTGGGAGTTCTTGCGATACGTAATACTCCGTCACAAGGAATTGGCAGTAGCCCCGCTCAACGGCTCATGAACATAAGGACAAGGACTCTGCTGCCCACCACTAGCACTCTCCTGGAACCAAGATCCTTAAGTACCAATCAAGAGAAAGAGAAGCTGAAGGATGTTCAAAAGAAGAAAGCCAGATGTTACAACGCTCATGCTAAAGGCCTACCTCCACTGCACGAGGGAGATACTGTAAGAACCATTTCAACACGGACAAAAGGAATGGAAGAAGACTGCCGTTGTTGA